Part of the Xylanibacillus composti genome is shown below.
CCCGGACGTGGAGCTGGAGCATGTCCTGGTGGACAACTGTGCGATGCAGCTGCTTCGCCGTCCGTCCAGCTTTGACGTTATTGTGACAGAGAACATGTTCGGCGACATCCTGAGCGATGAAGCAGCAATGTTAACCGGCTCGATTGGCATGCTCTCCTCCGCTTCGCTCGGCGAAGGCAGCTTCGGATTGTACGAGCCTGTACATGGCTCTGCGCCGGATATTGCCGGACAAGGACTGGCGAATCCGATTGCCACCATTTTGTCGGTCGCGCTTATGTTCCGATTGACGTTCGGCTATGAAGATGCGGCTGACTCCATTGAACGCGCCGTGAAGCAGGTGTTGGATGCCGGCCATCGCACGGCAGACATCGCGGCAGACCGCACAAAGGCGCTCAGCACCGTGCAGATGGGCGAGAAGATCTTGCAAGCCATGACGAAATAATGCGTCCCCAGATTTATTTATATTAATTATTAGTAAATAATTGTTATAAGATTGACTTTGATTTGGGCGGATGGTACGATTTCATTGTGGCAGTCTTTGCTTACAGGTTCATCCTATACAGGATGCTGCAACCATATATGCAATGAAGGAGGAGTTGACGGCATGGCAGAACGTCTGGTAGGCCGGCCGGCGCCCGATTTTACGATGGAAACCGCGCTGGGCAACGGTCAGGATTTTGGCAAGGTTTCGCTGTCTGACTACAAGGGCAAGTGGCTGGTCATGTTTTTTTATCCGCTCGACTTCACCTTTGTCTGTCCGACAGAGATCATCGCCTTTTCCGAATCGAAGGACATCTTCGAGGATCTTGATACGGAAATTCTGGGCGTGAGCACAGACAGCAAATTTTCTCACCGTGCCTGGATCAACACTTCGCGCGATGACAATGGACTCGGTCCATTGACCTATCCGCTCGCTTCCGACATCAACAAGACCGTCGCACGCGATTACGGCGTCTTGATCGAAGAGGAAGGCATTGCGCTTCGCGGGCTGTTTATCATTGACCCGGACGGGATTTTGAAGTATCAGGTTGTCAATTTTAACGATGTCGGCCGCAGCGTAGACGAAACGGTCCGCGTGCTTCAGGCGCTTCAATCAGGCGGCCTGTGTCCAGCCAACTGGAAGCCGGGGCAGAAGTTTCTGGAAGCGAAATAAAGGGCGCTATTGAAATCGCGCAATTGTCATCTTACCAAGACCCTCTTGCCGGCCATGGCCGATAGGGAGGGCAACCTTTTACCGAGCCCCGCGAAAGTACCGGGAATCAGCTTCAGCGGTTCTCTTGCTTTCGTGGGTATTTGTTTGTGAGGAAAGGAGAAAACGAACGATGCCGATGCGATTGCGTTCCCCGCTTCCTGCTTTCGAGGGCGTCACTGAGTGGGTGAACGGGCAGGCGACGAAGGAGCAGCTGGCGGGCAAGCCGGTGCTTGTCCACTTCTGGTCGGTCAGCTGCCATATGTGCAAGGAAGGTCTGCCGCAAATATTGGTATGGCGCGAGCACTATGGCAAGCCCTATGACCTGCAGGTAATCGGTGTACATATGCCGCGATCCGAGAAGGACACGGACATTGCAGCAGCGAAAGCTGTCATTGAGGAGTATCACCTGGAACATCCGATCATGATTGACAATGCGCATGCGATCACGGATGCATTCCAGAATGAATATGTGCCGTCTTATTATTTGTTTGACGCTGAGCATCAGCTCCGTCACATCCAAGCGGGCGAAAAGGGCTTGAAGCTGGTTGAGCAGCGCCTGCAAAAAATAATGGGGTCGACGAACCAGGAGGGACAATGAGATGAATGTGCCAGAACAGTTGAAGTACAGTGAAGAGCATGAGTGGGTGCGCGTCGACGGTTCAAAGGCGACAATTGGCATTACCGATTTCGCCCAAAATGAACTGGGAGACATCGTTTTTGTAGAGCTGCCCAAGGTTGGAGACGAGTTGTCCTTCGGCGAGCCGTTCGGCAGTGTCGAGTCGGTCAAAACGGTGTCTGAGCTTTATGCGCCCGTCAGCGGCAAAGTTTTGGAAGTCAATGCGAATTTGGAAGGCTCTCCTGAACAGGTCAATGAAGCGCCCTACGGGGACGGTTGGATGATTGTCGTTGAAATCGCAGACGCCTCTGAGTTGGATAAGCTTTGGAGCGCGGAGAAATATAAAGAAACCTATAGCGAAGACTAATACGGCGCCGACAGCAGTCAAGGAGCAGAGAAGGCCTTCTGATACAAGGAGCCCTTCTCTGTTTCGTTTTGAACAGACGGCGCCGCATCGGAGGTGTTGGCCATAGAGGAACATGCTTCACTCACATCATTGCTGATCGTCGTAGCGGCAGCCTTTTTAATCCCCATCCTTTTGCGGGTGTTTCGCCTCAAGCTCATCCCAGTTGTCGTGGCGGAAATTGTCGTCGGTCTCATTATCGGCCACAGCGGTTTTAATATTATTCAGGAAGATGAGATGCTGGGTCTTCTGTCGATGTTCGGCTTCATCTATCTTATGTTCTTGAGCGGACTCGAAATCGACTTCCAGGCTTTGTCGCGCAAGAAATCGCGGAAAAAGGACGAAGTCAACCCGCTGCTGCCGGCTTTCCTTGTGTTCGTCGGCAT
Proteins encoded:
- a CDS encoding redoxin domain-containing protein — translated: MRLRSPLPAFEGVTEWVNGQATKEQLAGKPVLVHFWSVSCHMCKEGLPQILVWREHYGKPYDLQVIGVHMPRSEKDTDIAAAKAVIEEYHLEHPIMIDNAHAITDAFQNEYVPSYYLFDAEHQLRHIQAGEKGLKLVEQRLQKIMGSTNQEGQ
- a CDS encoding peroxiredoxin; its protein translation is MAERLVGRPAPDFTMETALGNGQDFGKVSLSDYKGKWLVMFFYPLDFTFVCPTEIIAFSESKDIFEDLDTEILGVSTDSKFSHRAWINTSRDDNGLGPLTYPLASDINKTVARDYGVLIEEEGIALRGLFIIDPDGILKYQVVNFNDVGRSVDETVRVLQALQSGGLCPANWKPGQKFLEAK
- the gcvH gene encoding glycine cleavage system protein GcvH, which codes for MNVPEQLKYSEEHEWVRVDGSKATIGITDFAQNELGDIVFVELPKVGDELSFGEPFGSVESVKTVSELYAPVSGKVLEVNANLEGSPEQVNEAPYGDGWMIVVEIADASELDKLWSAEKYKETYSED